One Chitinophagaceae bacterium C216 genomic window carries:
- the lacZ_3 gene encoding Beta-galactosidase, with product MIGQKFRSFLLIIGCLLLTSFIYAQQTISLQGQWYVKLDKEDVGIKEEWYKLEKFGNPILLPGTLDDAGIGEKIPMDTTQMNKEVLIKLTRKHAYIGPAWYTRKITIPVGWKQKNIQLYLERVLWKTQVWIDGKEIGSEESLSAPHVFDISDYAKPGTHILTIRIDNRKQHEITFQNMGHAYTDGTQIIWNGIIGALELQAREKVYIHSLQVFSDIKKKTIEVNTLVKNTLPVDQRGILTVRVYRKGGALIATKRESVLINKASSEHLLNVSLGDGAALWDEFNPQLYTVVAHLQLSGRQTATEFATDFGLRAISKDVQHIYVNGRPTFLRGTLECNIFPLTGYPPMNQDGWVKVFQTARNYGLNHIRFHSWCPPKAAFEVADSMGFYLQIELPFWSLEVGKYPETLRFLEEEAQRIIQQYGNHPSFCLWSMGNELQGDFDWLTGMVTKLKKQDPRHLYTSTTFTFQKDHGRWPEPVDDYFITQYTKNGWVRGQGIFNTHSPDFTKDYIDAVKGLPVPLITHEIGQYSVYPRLGEIEKYTGVLDPLNFKTIRHDLRKKQLLHLADSFTLASGIFSANLYKEEIERALKTKGISGFQLLDLHDFPGQGTALVGILDAFWDSKQLITPERHRMYCSSVVPLIRYPKAIYSNNEIFEALAEIANYSASSLTNTVVQCVIKKADGKVVYRTQWHASKIDIGSGNEVGRISFPLNQLSEATQLSIELSIEGTAYKNQWNVWVYPNSVALNDADVFFTRSVSDALKMLEEGKKVLLNPDTSTLKGVQGRFATVFWSPVHFPDQPGTMGILCNPKHPALKYFPTDFYCDWQWWDLITSSKTMIIDNLPEITPVVRVIDNFFKNRKMANVIEAKVGEGSLLLTSLNIADKLEERPAARQLRYSLQKYMQSKAFNPSVSITVDDLRVLVK from the coding sequence ATGATTGGTCAAAAGTTTAGGAGCTTCTTACTGATAATCGGTTGCTTGTTACTGACTTCTTTTATTTACGCCCAGCAAACTATTTCCTTGCAGGGGCAGTGGTATGTGAAGCTTGATAAAGAAGATGTTGGTATTAAGGAAGAATGGTATAAACTTGAGAAATTTGGTAATCCTATTCTACTACCCGGAACATTAGATGATGCAGGTATCGGCGAAAAAATACCTATGGATACTACACAGATGAATAAGGAGGTGTTAATTAAGCTTACTAGGAAGCATGCATATATTGGACCTGCTTGGTATACTAGAAAAATTACGATACCGGTTGGCTGGAAGCAAAAGAATATTCAATTGTATTTGGAAAGAGTTTTATGGAAAACCCAGGTATGGATCGATGGAAAAGAGATTGGATCTGAGGAGAGCTTAAGTGCACCCCATGTGTTTGATATATCAGATTATGCGAAACCTGGAACTCATATTCTTACAATTCGTATTGATAATCGTAAGCAGCATGAAATAACTTTTCAAAATATGGGGCATGCTTATACCGATGGTACACAGATCATCTGGAATGGAATAATAGGAGCATTAGAATTACAGGCTAGAGAGAAAGTGTATATTCATTCGTTGCAGGTCTTTTCGGATATCAAGAAAAAAACTATTGAAGTCAATACCTTGGTAAAAAATACGCTTCCTGTTGATCAAAGAGGCATACTTACAGTTCGTGTTTATCGGAAGGGCGGGGCATTAATTGCAACGAAACGTGAATCTGTGTTAATCAATAAGGCTTCTTCAGAGCATTTATTGAATGTATCGTTAGGAGATGGAGCTGCTTTGTGGGACGAATTTAATCCCCAACTTTATACTGTAGTGGCCCACCTGCAGCTGTCAGGAAGACAAACAGCTACTGAGTTTGCCACAGATTTTGGACTGAGAGCTATTAGTAAAGATGTTCAGCATATATATGTCAATGGAAGACCCACATTCCTTCGAGGAACACTAGAATGTAATATCTTCCCATTAACAGGTTATCCTCCTATGAATCAAGATGGATGGGTAAAAGTATTTCAAACTGCAAGAAATTATGGTTTGAATCATATACGCTTCCATTCATGGTGTCCTCCTAAGGCAGCATTTGAGGTTGCGGATTCTATGGGCTTTTATTTACAGATTGAATTGCCCTTCTGGAGTCTTGAGGTGGGCAAGTACCCCGAAACATTACGTTTTTTAGAGGAAGAAGCCCAACGTATTATTCAGCAATACGGAAACCACCCATCATTTTGTTTGTGGTCGATGGGGAATGAGTTGCAGGGGGATTTTGACTGGTTGACAGGGATGGTTACAAAGCTTAAAAAACAGGACCCTCGTCATTTATACACTTCTACTACATTTACATTTCAAAAAGATCACGGGAGGTGGCCTGAACCTGTAGATGATTACTTTATCACTCAGTATACCAAAAACGGTTGGGTGAGAGGTCAGGGGATATTTAATACACACTCTCCTGACTTTACAAAGGATTATATCGATGCGGTAAAAGGATTGCCGGTGCCTTTAATTACTCATGAAATTGGACAATATTCTGTGTATCCCCGCTTAGGTGAAATTGAGAAGTATACCGGAGTATTAGATCCATTGAATTTTAAAACCATCAGACATGATTTAAGAAAGAAGCAATTGCTACATCTTGCAGACTCTTTTACCCTGGCTAGTGGTATATTTTCTGCTAACCTTTATAAGGAAGAGATAGAACGCGCTTTGAAAACCAAAGGCATTAGTGGATTTCAATTGCTGGATTTGCATGATTTTCCTGGGCAGGGTACGGCACTGGTGGGTATTCTTGATGCTTTCTGGGATAGCAAGCAATTGATTACTCCCGAACGTCACAGAATGTACTGTTCTTCTGTAGTACCCTTGATTCGTTATCCCAAAGCAATTTATAGTAATAATGAAATTTTTGAAGCTCTTGCAGAGATCGCTAACTATAGTGCATCCTCATTAACGAATACTGTAGTGCAGTGCGTTATTAAAAAAGCTGATGGTAAGGTGGTCTATCGTACTCAATGGCACGCCAGTAAAATTGATATAGGAAGCGGTAATGAGGTAGGGCGTATATCTTTCCCCTTAAACCAGCTTAGCGAAGCAACACAACTTTCTATAGAGCTTTCTATTGAAGGTACTGCATATAAAAATCAGTGGAATGTTTGGGTCTATCCCAATAGTGTAGCGTTGAATGATGCTGATGTATTTTTTACGCGTTCAGTAAGTGATGCCTTGAAAATGCTGGAAGAAGGGAAGAAAGTTTTATTAAATCCGGATACTTCTACATTGAAAGGAGTGCAAGGTCGTTTTGCTACTGTATTCTGGAGCCCGGTACATTTCCCCGACCAGCCAGGTACTATGGGAATCCTCTGTAATCCAAAGCATCCTGCACTTAAATACTTCCCCACTGATTTTTATTGTGATTGGCAATGGTGGGACCTGATTACATCATCTAAGACGATGATTATTGACAATTTGCCGGAGATAACTCCCGTAGTACGCGTAATTGATAATTTCTTTAAGAATAGAAAGATGGCCAATGTAATTGAGGCGAAGGTGGGAGAGGGTAGCCTATTATTGACTTCCTTAAATATTGCAGATAAATTGGAGGAGCGTCCTGCAGCAAGACAATTACGTTATAGCTTACAGAAGTATATGCAGAGTAAGGCCTTCAATCCCTCGGTTTCTATAACAGTGGATGATTTAAGGGTATTAGTAAAGTAA
- the lacZ_4 gene encoding Beta-galactosidase, producing the protein MLNFFIRYTLLIGLQYLCTVSSWAVEENTTIRQRISLHGAWGFRIDSSGIGVQNCWMDSIFSETVSLPGTMALWGKGIPFQQATTSHLNSLSQYTGAAWYQRRIHIPESWRGKDIYLYLERTKVTSVWIDDVLVGSSSILSAPQSFKLPDYLAPGWHTITICVNNNPKLVHVGGSHAISEHTQTNWNGIIGAIYLEAVNKERIEGVKVYTDINSRKAFIKVIGPPAAFSKANKLQVSLYPFKNTMGNFQTVSYDLDNASTDSICEIVYSLDNNVQLWSEYNPALYRLSISLLKGGVVLDEVSIITGFRSFKAKGTRFAINDIVTFLRGKNESCVFPLTGFPPTTVEEWQRIYRIAKSYGINHYRFHSYTPPKAAFEAADIEGIYIHAELPNWSDFKEGDTLFAKYQLNEGKAIIDAYGNHPSFVMLTLGNELAGDEIVHNRLVSALKHYDGGRRLYAFGTNAFYNNPHPGQYDDFWTTMRTGKETDNGLFDVRGSFATTEDLNSGILNHQYPNTTRNFSEAIKGWHLPIISHEMGQYQVYPNYAEIPKYTGVLKPLNMQIFKERLQKAGMLNQADSFFKASGMLTAQLYRREIEMALATPGLAGFQLLDLQDFPGQGTALVGLLDAFMESKGLIEPSVFRQSCNDITLQVCMDRFVWTNDELFRAKIQVINFSPQNVINKKIQWLIVDEKKRVLATDTTRISSGKDSNIHVGGDITFVLKGIRQPSQLEVRVKILDTDQQNAYPLWVYPSSQSLDIPPSVIIAESIDEQIKKKLLAGSNVLLFPRHDMIESKSVGGQYISEFWNWKVFKEGAVRNKRPVSAGTLGILTNPQHPLFKYFPTDFYTSWQWWSIVKNARPFILDTLPKAYRPLVQVIDNIDRNHKLGLIWEVRVGKGSLLVCMAPLNELQNDPAARQLYYSILKYMDSADFNPTWSIDIKQLETIL; encoded by the coding sequence ATGCTGAATTTCTTTATCAGATATACATTATTGATTGGCTTGCAATACTTGTGTACTGTGAGCTCTTGGGCTGTGGAAGAAAATACTACCATACGGCAGCGCATTAGCTTGCATGGTGCATGGGGATTTAGAATAGATTCATCTGGTATAGGGGTGCAAAATTGTTGGATGGATAGTATATTTTCCGAAACGGTTTCCTTGCCTGGAACGATGGCGTTATGGGGAAAAGGTATACCATTCCAGCAAGCAACTACATCTCATTTAAATAGCTTATCGCAATACACGGGAGCTGCATGGTATCAACGTCGTATTCATATTCCGGAATCATGGAGAGGAAAAGACATTTATTTATATCTAGAGCGCACTAAGGTTACTTCCGTATGGATAGATGATGTACTTGTGGGCTCAAGCAGTATTTTATCGGCACCACAATCATTTAAATTGCCAGATTATCTGGCTCCGGGTTGGCATACAATAACAATCTGTGTAAATAATAACCCTAAGCTAGTGCATGTAGGGGGATCTCATGCTATAAGTGAGCATACGCAAACTAATTGGAATGGTATTATAGGTGCCATATACTTGGAAGCAGTCAACAAGGAGAGGATAGAGGGAGTAAAAGTCTATACAGATATAAATTCCCGAAAAGCATTTATCAAGGTTATTGGACCGCCCGCAGCTTTTTCAAAGGCAAACAAACTCCAAGTTTCATTATATCCGTTTAAAAATACAATGGGGAACTTTCAGACAGTATCGTACGATTTAGATAATGCTTCTACCGATTCGATTTGCGAAATCGTATATTCTTTAGATAATAATGTTCAGCTGTGGAGTGAATATAATCCGGCATTATATCGATTGTCAATATCATTATTAAAAGGTGGTGTGGTGCTGGATGAAGTATCTATTATCACAGGTTTCAGAAGTTTTAAAGCAAAAGGCACTCGATTCGCGATTAATGATATTGTAACTTTTTTGCGTGGTAAAAATGAAAGTTGTGTATTCCCTCTAACAGGCTTTCCTCCAACAACTGTTGAGGAATGGCAGCGTATTTATCGAATTGCAAAGTCTTATGGGATAAACCATTACAGATTCCACTCTTACACACCTCCAAAAGCGGCTTTTGAGGCTGCAGATATAGAGGGGATTTATATTCATGCCGAATTGCCGAATTGGTCCGATTTTAAAGAAGGAGATACACTGTTCGCAAAGTATCAATTAAATGAAGGTAAGGCTATAATTGATGCTTATGGAAATCATCCCTCTTTTGTAATGCTTACTTTGGGTAATGAACTTGCAGGAGATGAAATTGTGCATAATCGATTGGTTTCGGCATTGAAGCATTATGATGGTGGGAGGAGGTTATACGCTTTTGGTACGAATGCTTTTTATAATAATCCTCATCCAGGACAATATGATGATTTTTGGACAACAATGCGAACTGGGAAGGAAACCGATAATGGTTTATTTGATGTTCGTGGCTCTTTTGCTACTACCGAGGATTTGAATAGTGGGATTTTGAATCATCAGTATCCGAATACTACCCGAAACTTTTCGGAGGCTATAAAAGGTTGGCATTTACCCATAATCTCCCACGAAATGGGGCAATATCAGGTGTATCCAAATTATGCAGAGATTCCAAAATATACGGGAGTGCTTAAGCCTTTAAATATGCAAATATTTAAAGAAAGACTACAAAAGGCTGGAATGCTTAATCAGGCTGACTCATTTTTCAAGGCCTCAGGAATGTTAACTGCACAGCTTTATCGCAGAGAAATTGAAATGGCCTTGGCAACTCCGGGACTTGCAGGTTTTCAACTGCTAGATCTGCAGGATTTTCCCGGTCAGGGAACTGCTCTTGTAGGCCTGTTAGATGCTTTTATGGAGTCTAAAGGTCTTATTGAACCATCTGTTTTTAGACAGTCTTGTAATGATATTACGCTACAAGTTTGTATGGATCGCTTTGTATGGACGAATGATGAATTGTTTAGGGCGAAAATTCAAGTAATAAACTTTAGTCCTCAAAATGTAATCAATAAAAAGATTCAATGGCTGATCGTCGATGAAAAGAAAAGGGTACTGGCAACTGATACAACTCGTATCTCCTCCGGGAAGGATTCCAATATACACGTTGGTGGGGACATTACATTTGTGCTTAAAGGAATTAGGCAGCCCTCACAGCTGGAAGTTAGAGTAAAAATACTAGATACAGATCAGCAGAATGCTTATCCCTTGTGGGTATATCCATCATCCCAATCATTAGATATACCACCATCAGTAATAATCGCAGAAAGTATTGATGAACAAATAAAGAAAAAATTACTAGCAGGTAGTAATGTATTACTATTCCCAAGACATGATATGATTGAAAGCAAAAGTGTTGGAGGACAGTACATATCAGAGTTTTGGAACTGGAAGGTCTTTAAGGAAGGAGCAGTACGTAATAAAAGGCCTGTGTCTGCAGGAACTTTAGGTATATTGACGAATCCACAACATCCCTTGTTTAAATATTTTCCAACTGATTTTTACACCAGCTGGCAATGGTGGTCTATAGTTAAGAATGCCAGACCTTTTATTTTGGATACCTTACCCAAGGCTTATCGGCCCCTCGTTCAAGTAATTGATAATATCGATAGGAATCATAAGTTGGGGCTTATTTGGGAAGTCAGGGTAGGAAAAGGGAGTCTTCTAGTATGTATGGCCCCCCTCAACGAGCTTCAAAATGATCCTGCAGCACGGCAGCTTTATTATAGCATATTGAAGTACATGGATAGTGCGGACTTTAATCCTACCTGGTCCATCGATATTAAACAACTGGAAACAATCTTATAA
- a CDS encoding Unsaturated glucuronyl hydrolase, with the protein MKKISVLLAYVLLITSSIIAQRPAVSRKVFKLFDKSLKESAQQYRFMMQRLEADRFPVSWKEKEDRLTTSGSEPWVGGFYPGGLLYLYEYTGDSILYHEALRKMKILEKEQYNKTTHDLGFMMYCSFGNADRLSPQSSYKEIILNSAASLASRFNEKVGCIRSWDSDPGRFMVIIDNMVNLELLLAATQISGDSSYYKIAVTHANTTLRHHFRPDFSSYHLVIYDPHTGNVQKKQTVQGAFDESAWARGQAWGLYGYTLMYRGTKDVLYLKQAKGIADFLLNHPNLPKDKVPYWDFNAPKIPLEPRDASAGAIIASALIELSGYVDNKDGKRYLKVASEILKTLSSAEYRASIGTNGGFILKHGVGNYPRNADIDVPLIYADYYYIEALTRFMRLKKQ; encoded by the coding sequence ATGAAAAAGATATCTGTTCTATTAGCTTATGTATTGTTAATAACTAGCAGCATTATAGCGCAGCGCCCCGCAGTAAGCAGGAAAGTATTTAAACTATTTGATAAAAGTTTAAAGGAGTCTGCACAGCAATATAGGTTTATGATGCAACGACTAGAAGCCGATCGTTTTCCTGTTAGCTGGAAAGAAAAGGAAGATCGGTTGACTACAAGTGGTTCGGAGCCATGGGTGGGAGGCTTCTATCCCGGCGGATTATTGTATCTGTATGAGTATACCGGCGATAGCATTTTGTATCATGAAGCTTTGCGAAAGATGAAAATTCTTGAAAAGGAGCAATACAATAAGACTACGCATGACTTAGGCTTTATGATGTATTGCTCTTTTGGTAATGCAGATCGTTTATCGCCACAATCTTCTTATAAAGAAATAATTCTGAATAGTGCTGCATCACTAGCCAGCCGTTTTAATGAAAAGGTAGGTTGTATTCGTTCTTGGGATTCAGATCCTGGACGTTTTATGGTGATCATTGATAATATGGTTAATCTAGAATTATTATTGGCTGCTACTCAAATTTCAGGAGACTCTAGCTATTATAAGATAGCAGTAACCCATGCTAATACTACACTTCGGCATCACTTTCGACCTGATTTTAGTTCCTATCACTTAGTGATTTATGATCCTCATACCGGAAATGTGCAAAAGAAACAAACAGTGCAAGGCGCATTTGATGAATCTGCTTGGGCAAGAGGTCAAGCGTGGGGATTATATGGATATACTTTAATGTATCGAGGAACCAAAGATGTGCTTTATTTAAAACAAGCCAAGGGCATCGCAGATTTTCTATTGAATCACCCCAACTTGCCTAAAGATAAAGTTCCTTATTGGGATTTTAATGCTCCCAAAATTCCCTTAGAGCCGCGTGATGCATCCGCTGGTGCTATTATCGCCTCCGCATTAATTGAGCTTTCTGGCTATGTGGATAATAAGGATGGGAAGCGTTATCTTAAAGTAGCTTCAGAGATATTGAAGACACTGTCATCAGCCGAGTATAGGGCTTCTATTGGTACTAATGGAGGTTTTATCTTAAAGCATGGAGTAGGAAACTACCCTAGAAATGCAGATATAGATGTACCGTTAATTTATGCAGATTACTATTACATTGAGGCTTTGACCCGATTTATGAGATTGAAAAAGCAGTAA